DNA sequence from the Alphaproteobacteria bacterium genome:
ATAGCTGGCGCCGAACCAGAATCTTCCGCCCAGCCGCTTCAGCGCTTCCATCGCATGAGGGCCGGTTGCGTCGGCAAGCGCCTGGGTATAGGAATGGCCCTTGGCGAGGCCGAAAGCGCGCAGGACCACGCTGCCCTCGAAGAAGCGCGCCGCCGCCATCAGCTGTCTCGGGAAAAAACCCATGATCGCGATCTGGAAATGGCGGTTGGCGATATCCCAGGCTTCTTGCGACGGTTCCCCGTACCAGTCTTGCGCGTTCAGCAAAGCGAGGTCCTGCGCCGGGATCGTCAGGGTTCGATCCGTCGCATGGTCGACGGTGGCCGAAAGATTGCCTTCGTCGTAAAGGAAGCTCTTCGGCGTGAAGACTTCCGTGACGCCAAGGGCGGCGAGCTGCTCGAGATCGAATTCGCGCAGCGTCGTATGGTTGAGCAGCCACATCGCGCGCGGCATTTTTCCGGAAGTCATGGCGGCAGCCCGTTCGCCGTCTTATAGGCCGCGATCGCCTGCTCCACCGGCCCGTCGAAAATCAGGCTGCCGTGATGGAAGACCAGGCCGCGCGTGCAGAGCGATGCCAGCGTGGCGAGATCGTGCGAAGCCAGCACCAGGATGTCGGACCGGGCGATCAGCTCGGCGATGCGCGCCTTGGCCTTCGCCATGAAACTCGCATCGCCCGCGCCGATCACTTCGTCCAGCAGCAGAATGTCGCCGCCGACGGCAGTGGAGATGGCGAAGGCCAGCCGTACCTGCATGCCGGCCGAGTAGGTCTTCATCGGATAGTCGATAAATTCGCCAAGGCCCGCGAAATCCACGATCTCGGCCTCGCGCGCGCGCATATAGGCGGGCGTGTGGCCCAGCAGCAGGCCGCGGAACAGGATGTTCTCCCGCCCTGTCGCTTCCGGCTCGAAGCCGAGGCCGAGATCGAATAGCGCGCTGATCTTGCCGCTGACCTCCAGCCGCCCGCCGGAAATGGGATACAGGCCGGCGACAGTTTTGAGGAAGGTGCTTTTGCCGGAGCCGTTATGCCCCATCAGGCCGACGCGCGCGCCCTGGCCGATCTCAAGGGTGATGTCCTTCAGCGCGTGAATGTCGGCGATCCGGGGCGCCCGCCGTTTGCGGATCAGCCCGAGCATCAGGGACTTGATCGACCGCTCGCGGTAGGCGGTCGCGGCATAATGCAGATCGACGTTGCGGAGCTGGATGCGATTGGGATTCATATGTAGAAAATGACCCTTCTTTCCGCTCTCGCGCCGACCGCGATGGCCAGAAGCGCCAGAATGCCCGCCGAAGCGATCACGAACGCGTAATTCTCCGGCGCCGGCCACATGCCGCTCAGCAAGGGCGCCCGGATGATTTGCAGAAGGTGATAGACCGGGTTGAAATCCACCAGGGCGTCCATGCCGCCGCCGCGAAACAGCTTTGCCTCGAAATAAACCGGCGAAACAAACCATACGGCCTGCAGCACGAGGGTCAGGGCATGCGGCACGTCGCGGAATCTCGCGCCGAGATAGGCCAGCAAGGTCGCGAGGGGCCAGATCAGGATGGCGATGAGAGGATAGATCGCGAACGCGGCAAGCCAGCAAAGGCCGACATTCTGAGGCATCACGATCGCCGCCCAGGCGAACAGCGGCGCGCTGGCGAAAAGCAGAACGATCATGGCGGCGGTCACGGTCCGCAGGGTATAGATCGCCAGCGGATGCCTGCATTGCTTGATGTAGGCGTCGGCCATGACGAAGCTGGAGGCGCCGCCGATCGTCGAGGTCACGATGAAATCCCACACGACGATCCCGGACAGGATGTAGGGGCGCGTAAAGCGTGATGTCGGTTTTGAACAGCCGGCTGAAGACGAAGGCAAGCAACAGGGTCATGCCCAGCGGCTGCAGCAGCGACCAGAAAATGCCGATGAAGGAGCGCCGCCAGCGCGCGCGCAGATCCGCCAGCGCCAGATGCAGCCAGAAATGACGCGCGGCCCAAACGCCTTTGAAATATTCGGTCATGCGCAGGCCGCCAGGCTCTTTTGCGCGACGTCCTGGCGTAGCTGGTCGGCGAAGTAGCCGCGCACCGCGTCGCAGACGGTGTCGATATCCTTCTCCGTCAGCGCGGGATAGCTCGGCAGGTTCAGGCCATGCGCCGCGATCTTCTCGGCCACGGGGAAAGACTGGCCTGTCGCGCAATGCGGAAGGGTATGGGCCGGATGGAATACCGGACGCGTCTCCACGCCTTCCGCCTCCAGCCGTGCGCGCAAGCCGTCGCGATCCTGCGGCGTCCGCGCGGCGATCGAGCACATCCAGAAAGAATGGCGCGTATCCGGCAACTCGTCGTGGAAGGCGACGGGCAATCCCGCGAGCTTCTTGCGATAGCTGTTTGCGATGACGCGCTTTTTCTCCAGGATCGCATCCGCCTGTTCCAGCTGCGCCAGGCCGATCGCGGCGCATATATTGGTCATGCGGTAATTATAGGCGACGATATCGTGCCAGTATTCGCGCTGCGGCGAGACGCCCTGCGTCTTTAAGTGATAAGCGCGCGCCGCCGCCGTTTCGTCGCGCATCACCACCATGCCGCCCTCGCCGGTGGTGATGGTCTTGTTGCCGAAGAAGCTGAACGTCGCGGCATCGCCGAATGTTCCGACATGGCGCCCTTTGTAGAGTGTGCCGAAAGCTTCCGCGCAATCCTCGATCAGAAGCAGTTTGCGCCGGTTGCAGATATCGACGATCGCATCCATGTCGCAAGGCAAGCCGTAGAGCGGCACCGCCATGACGGCCTTCGTCCGGGGCGTGATCTTGCGCTCGATATCGGCGGGATCGATGTTCCAGCTGCTTTCCATGGACTCCGCGAAAACCGGCGTCGCGCCCGTCTGCATGATGGTGTTGACCGAGGCGATATAGGTCAGCGTGGGAACGATCACCTCGTCTCCAGCCTTGATCCCCAGCGCGAGCATCGCAAGATGTAAGGCGGCGGTTCCGTTGACCACGCTCGTGGCATGGGGCGCGCCGATATAATCGGCAAACCGGCGCTCAAATTTTCCTATGAATTCGCCGCGCGAGGAAATCCATGTCGAATCCAGGCATTGCAATACATATTCTTTTTCACGGCCTGTGAGATAGGGCTGATAAACAGGGATCATTGCAGCAGTCTTTGTAATAACGAGAGATCTCTGCGCGTGCCTTGCCCGCAAGTCAGGATCGGACAAATGTATGGCGGTGCGCGCAGTTTTGAGCGAACCGTCATCTGCCACGGTACCCAGCTATCAGGGAAAAATACAGGGAAATTTGGAGAAATTGGCCGCCATTCCGGCATGGGGCTACGGGGATTATATATGCTATATATGTTTGCGCCTCGCATAATACCTCGCCGTCCGCTGTATTTTCCGCTTTACGGTAAGCGAGGCTGGCCTTAGGCTGGCGGCAGGCAAGGGTTTTCCTGCCCATGCCGAGTTCTTAAGGCTTCTGAATGTTTCCAGATGTATTCTCTCCCAAGATCGCAGGCGTCTTGTCTCTGGTCGCCGTTTGTCTGGCGTTTACCCTTCTTGGCCCTATAGATGCATCGGCTGCACCGACAATTAAGCGCAGCGATACGGGCTCCGTGCAGAAGACATCCAAGCTGGAAGACCTGCTGTGCAATACTAATTTTGTCGTAGAGCTTCCAGCAGGCGAATCTTTACCCGTCTTCGATATCCCCCTTTCGGCGGCTGAGAACGCTGCGTTCCATATTTCGGTATCTTCGGAAGCAATAACGGTCGCGGTTTTGTCCGGCCGCGTCAGCAGCGGCGATGCCGCCGCCGGCGTCGGCGAGGCGTTGAGCTGGCCCATCGATTCTGCGACGCCGCGTACCGTCAGGTTCGATGTCGGACGTCTTATGGCTTCAAGCACGCCCGCGATTGACCAGCCCTCTGCGCATGAATCTTGCTCCCGTCGTTGCGGCGCAAGAATCCGATATGTTTTGGGGATTGGTTGAACCGGTGGGGATTAATCTTCAAGCGCCTCTATCGCCGGCGATGGAATCGGCGCGTCGTGACATCTATGCAGTCCGGCCCTTATTCGCGCCCGCCGCGAAGCGCAGGGGGACACCGTCAATCTGGAAAAAATATTGCCAACGCTTTCCTGACTTCCTTATCCGCTCGCGATACCCGCACGGTCGGCGATCTTCTGGATCCGCCCATGTTTGCTAAGAAGGGCGCGAGAATGATTGGCAGGCTCTGCGTGGCCGCTTCGCGCAGCGTTTGACGCAAGGCAAATTGCCTGCTCGGCTTCGCGGCTATGATCTGGGGCCCGGTGCTGAGCATGCCTGGACGGTGACCGGCGGAAAATATCGCTTCATCTTGCGGATGAGCGGCCGAGATGGCGGCGTTCCCTTCGTGCAAAGCCTGGAGCAGCAGTGATGCCTAAAAATATGAGAGCCGCTTCACGGCATGCCGGAGTTTCTCGTTTTCTCTTCATGTTCATCGGCGGCTTGTGCGCCATGGCGGCCACGGCTCACGCTGCGGACAATAATATCGCGGAGCGCATTGAGCAGGCGCGCTCCCCTCAATGCGCTCGACCTGACGCCGGAAGAATCCATGCTGACCGGCCATGACGATCTTGTTGTGCTCCAAAAGCGCAAACTGTTTCAGATTAGCGCCAATACGCGCGAGACGTACACCACCAACGCTTTTCTCTCCGACGAACTCAAGCATGACGATTTCGTTTTCGACGGCAATGTCGCGGCGCGCGCGGGCACGCGCATTGCTCAGCGCGTAGATGTGTTCGCTGAAACCAACCTCTTTACCTCTCAATACGCTAAAAATCATCAATTGAGCTACAATGGATATGGTGGAGGCGTGGGCGCCGCGACCAGTGCAGGAAAATTCCAGTTTGGCCTTAACTATAGCGCGGCGAGCGTTTATGACTCTCACGGTTTCGATAAGCATAGCGTGACGCTGCACACTGTCACGCTGGGCGTCAGCCGCCCTTATGCTGTTTCTGCCAATGCCGCGATCGTGCCGCAACTGGCGGTCGAACGGACGATGAGCGATCCTTCGGCCTATGCGACATGGACCCAACGCGCGGCGCTGCTCGGGGTCTACGGCTTCACGCCGGAGTTGACGGGGTCGGTAGGAACGGAATTGGCCTATCGCAATTATGATGATTATTTCGAAAGCGTGACCGGGGAAGCCCGCGAGGATATCGGTGTGCGAATAGCGGGCGCGGTGCGCTGGCAGCCGGTCAACTATGTCCAGCTTGCCGCCGAGATCGGTTTCGGCGCCAACGGCTCAACAATAAGCAGCAGCCGCTACACGGGCTTTACCGCATCGCCGGGCGTAAGCCTCAACATTCGCTTCTAACGTCAGCTATGGCGGGCCGGCTATGATCACCATCACGCCGGTCTCTCCGGTATGGAGATTGAACTGCTGCGTAGTGGCGCCAGACGTGACGGTCGAGAGAATATCGATCTGTCCGGTGTTCGGCGTAAGACTGCCTTCGTTATTGGCATGAACGCTGAGTGTGATCTGTCCGGGATTGACCGCTGGAGCCAGAACCACGCCCGCATTCGTCAGGTTAAACGTATCCGTGTAGCGAAGCCCCGTATTGTCCGTAATGTTCAAGGTGATATTGTCGCCGTCCTGGACGCCGAAGTCGAAAATCCTGAACAACAGCGGCAGAATAAGCGTAACATTCGAGAAGCCGCCGCTCGAAACGCCGGGTGGGACGGGTTGCTGGTTGGGGCTGTGAAGAATATTAAACGCCATGCCATTGAGGATTGCCATTCGAATGGCCGGGTCGACATACGCAAGTTGCAAGTTTCCGTCGTCAATTCCGTTAAATGCGCCGGCGCGGCTTAGCATGGCCGCCATCTGCTGCGCGTTGGGCGAATTGAACTCACGGCCTCGCGAATAGATATCCGACATCAGCGGATAAAGCCCGCCCATCGAGCCTTCTAGGCCCGCCGAACTGAGGCCATTGCCGCGCCGCGATACATTGGGCGCCGCATCGTAGCCGCTTGTTCCCGCACGGGCTGGCGTCCGGCCCTTGCGGCGCGTAATGCCATATCATCGAATCTTGATGCGTCGAGGTATAAACGAACACCGGCATATCAAGATATTCTTCGTAGGTAAAAAGCGGGCCGTTATAGGGCGGTTCGGGGGAATCTTCCAGGTTGCCGTCCTGGGCGGCGGCGGCGGCGCGCGCTTCCTCATAACCCGCATAGGCATCGGCCCTATCGATAGAATCGTTGGTTCGAATCCCTAAAACCTTCCTTTTAAAACTGGCCTGGTTCTCTTCTCTCAGGGCCTTGCTTTTATCGAGCATGCCCTGAAATGGCTTGATGAGAGCGGATTTTTCTTTTTGATCGATGGTCTTGACGGTGCCGGAAATTTCCGAATCTCCGGACGCCTCCAGCCCTGCCGGATCGAAACTTTCGTCCACATCAGAATCCGTGCCGCCGCCCGCGCCTTCAGCGCTGCCGCCCGAAGCGCCGCCGCCGCGGATGAACTTTATTTGCCTCTCCTCATCGACAGATCTAGCGGCATGTCTGTGCGCATTCGCTGTAACGTCCTGCTGAACCTGAAAAACCTGGATCTGCATTTCCTGCTGGATCCGTCGCCGTTCGGCCTGTTGTTGCTGTTGTTGTCGGACCATGCCGTCGAAGATCGTCTGTGGCGTTGTGCCGCTGGCTGAAGCGGCGTTGGAATTCGCGCCCGCTCCCGTTGCTCCCGGAACGGGGGGAAGAGGATCCGTGGGAACCGGAAGGTTCGGGTTATATTGCGCCCATCCCGCTGTCGGCATGACGAAGAGCCCGAAGGCCAAAACTATTGCGAGGCTCAGGAAACCAGCGTGAGGATTGCGGGTGCGCATGGGATCAATAACTCCGGCTGAGTTTTGCATAATCGCTGATGACGATGTCGCTAAAGGGCGGGCTGTCTTTCTGCCCATCGGATGGCATGCGCAGCACTGTCAACAGACGGCTTGCGCCCGCCGTCGCCATCACAACCTCGACCCCTTTGCCCTGCTTGTAGGCCGCCACAGGCTCAAACCCGCGCCGCAATTGCTGCGGGATGGCCGCGATCCACTCCGGAGGCACCGCCGTGCCGGGAGGGAAAAGCGCCCGCAATCCTTCGACATCACCTGCCGACGCTGCATGCTGGAACGCCCCGATTTTGTCCGCATAATACTCATGCTGCATCATCTGCTTCGTGGCCTGCTCCAAGGCGTCCGCACGCGCCAGAATTTTCGCCGCATCCTCGAGTGGCGCCTGATCAAAGGCCCATGGCTGGGAGTTCCGGCTTTCGGGTGGATATAGTTTGGCGAACGCTTGGCTGGTCTGCTGGTAATACGCCATTAATGCCACGGGAAATTCCGACGATGCCAGCTTCTCTTGCTTGGCAAGCTTGCGAAGCGTCTGTCCGGACAATAGCGTAAAATGCTCGGGGATATTATTGCCGTCGGCCTGCGTTTTAAGGCCGAGCAGAGCGACGCCATCGACGAGAGGATTGTAGAACGCGACAATCGGCTGGGTTGACAAGCCATTGCCGACGAGGATGACGGCATGATCGAAGAACAGTCGCCATAAAGCTTCGGACTTGCCTTCGAAAGCCAAGGGCTTCAATCCATCGATAAATTTATCGCCAAGTTCCTTGCGCAGGCCCGCCGCGCCCTCTTGTCCCGCCATGCGGACTTGCAGGGCATACGCAGCCACAACAGCAAATTTACTCGCTGCCGTATCCTTGGCCTCAAGCGTTCCCGCCTGCTTCGCTACGAAGTCTTCGACAGCCTTCGGATTGAATTCGTTGAGCTCATCGACCGACGGCTTGCGCTTGCCGTGTTCCGCCGCTCCGGCGGGTATAGCCGTTAAAAGAACAAGAAGTGCGAAAGCGATCAGTTCCACGCCTGCCAAACGCCAGCCGGAAAACCCACCGGAAAGCCAGCTGTGCAATTTATGGATCATGATGTTCGCTCCGTTTTTACGCGCAAGTTTGATGGCAATAGTAATACCGTCTTTTGATGAGATACACTGGGATAAGGCGTGGCCTGTCTTATTGGATAATTTACGATTAAGCGCCAAGGCGAAATCCTATTATACGCTAGTGATACATCAGGCTTCTACATATATGGCAAGCACTCGCCAGATTATCTACGTTGGGCTGTAAGTGTCTAAAATTTAAAGAAGCCCGATATGTTTCAGATGTAACACAGAGGGGATAGTTCTAAAAAACTATCCCCTTGATAACTAAGTGGCGGTGCGCGCAGTTCCGCGCGAACCGTCATCAGCCACAATACCCTGCTAACAGGGAAAATACAGGGAATTTTTTGGCAGGAACAGTGAACAGAATCATGCATGCAAGGAATGTCCTGGCCAAATGGGATATAAAACAGCAAAGTTTTCTCTGCAAGGGAAATTTCCTTGACATCGCGAGGCAGATGAATTATTGACAATCTTTAGAAGCCGCGCGCTCGGAAGTCCGGGCGGCGGCTTTTTTGTGCCCAAATCAACTCTCAGACATACAAGGAACATGGCATGCAGCAGCACATTTATGGTGCAGGGCGTGATAATACTCGCCTGCGCAGAACTCGGTCTGATATCGTTCCGGGCCGCAAATACGCCGAACCGTTATACCCTTCGCAATCAGAAAAGATTTCGAATCCTCTGAAGAAAGTGCGCAGTTTGCTGCAACTCAGGCGCCCGCTTCCTGCGCCACGCTGCCCCATATTCTGGTCGTATTATTCTCCGAGAGCGAAGCACCTCTACTTGCAGAAAATGGCCAGGGCGGCTCTTCAAACCAATGAGCCATGGTTATTGCGCCATAAGGCAGAGAAATTTGATTTTATTGGGCAGATCGCGGCCGGGAAAACATTGCTCGTCGGCGAGGGCAATCTCAGTTTCACGCTGAGTCTGGCTAAAGATGCCCGCATCAATCCGCTGCGCCTGACGTCCAGCACTTATGAAGTGTCCTCGGAGTTGTCGGACGAGGCGAAGGAGAATGCAAAGAGGCTTCGCAGCCTTGGCGCCCTGGTTCTTCATCACGTCGATGCAACGAGATTGTCGTCCATCTTCGAAGGATCGAAATTCGACAGCATTATTTTCCAGTTTCCTCATACGGGAAGCAGAGAGCCGGCCGAAGGGCATAACCCGAACTTTATTCTGGTGAGAGATTTCCTCAGGAGTGCTGCGCGGCAATTGGAAAAGAGAGGGAAAGTCCTAATTTCGGCAGTTGATAGCCCGCATTACCGCGGCGCTTTCCAATTCGAAGAGGCGGCAAAGCTTTCCGGGTTTCTGCCGCCAGAATCCTATGCGTTTGATCCGGATAACTTCCAAGGCTATCATCACACTATGACACATCAGCCCGGCAGCGCTCTGGACGACCATGACGAATTTGCAACCTGGGTTTTTAGGCCGAAAGCCTGACGTGATTCCCGGCCTTTCACATTTGCCGGATTTCATCACCGGCGCGGAAGAGGCGGCCCTGCTGGATTCCGTCGATGCGCAGCCCTGGCTTAGCGATCTGAAGCGCAGGGTGCAGCATTACGGCTATCGGTACGACTACAAGGCGCGGGCCGTGACGCAAGACCTGTATCTCGGCCCGCTGCCGGACTGGCTGGCGGATTATGCCGCGCGCCTTCACCGTAACGGTACTTTCCCGACGGTTCCGGATCAGGTCATTGTGAACGAATACCAGCCCGGCCAAGGCATCGCGCCGCATATCGATTGTGTGCCCTGCTTTGCAGAAACGATCACCTCTTTGAGTCTCGGCAGCCCGTGTGTGATGAATTTTGCCCGGTCCGACACAGGCCAAAAAACATCCCTGCTATTGGAGCCGCGAAGCCTGCTCATCCTTTCCGGCGAGGCCCGCTATCGCTGGACCCATGCCATAGCCGCCCGCAAGAGTGACAAATGGAACGGTGCCTTCTTCGCGCGCGGACGGCGTGTGTCACTGACGTTCAGGAAGGTTTTGGCGGGGGCATGAGTGGCGGTGCGCGCAGTTCCGAGCGAACCATTATTAGTCATTGCTTCTAAGGCCAATAATAAAAATTGAGCCCGGGTTCCTTGGTTGGTTGTTTGGCAATTAACTCAATCTGGAAATTCTGGGGTACATTCTGCATTGGTGTATTCTGAGTAGGCGGAATAAATGTCATTTTCCCGCCATCTGCTTTTTCTTCATTTGAGAGCTTTCTGATATTATCGAGTATGGTTATAGAAATAAGCGTTTCTGGCTTAATGCCAATTCTCATTCCTTGGATCGGCGTTTTTGTACTTACCCCAAGAAGACGTTTATAATTTCCTACATCGGTTAGGGTCCAGTCTCCCAGTGGTCGAATTTCAAAGGGGCCAGACGTTATGGGCCTAGGCTCTGTACGCTTAACGCGCAGGTTCTTTATTACGGCGTAATTACGGCCAGGAGATATGGGGGCGCTCTCAGCTTTAAGCTTGTTGATCGAACTGTCTTGGAGAACGCCGTGTTGTTCCATGACAGCATCGAAGCCATGAGCAGTAATTTCATCAACATCAAATGAGGTCTCTGCCCCCTCTTCAATATGAATCACAGAACTTTTCTGCTTTCGCAATATACCGGACGGACGCTCGAAAGGAGATATTGGATTAGGGGGCGCTGGCAGAGCAGGGGCTATAGGAAGAGGTTG
Encoded proteins:
- a CDS encoding ABC transporter ATP-binding protein, whose amino-acid sequence is MNPNRIQLRNVDLHYAATAYRERSIKSLMLGLIRKRRAPRIADIHALKDITLEIGQGARVGLMGHNGSGKSTFLKTVAGLYPISGGRLEVSGKISALFDLGLGFEPEATGRENILFRGLLLGHTPAYMRAREAEIVDFAGLGEFIDYPMKTYSAGMQVRLAFAISTAVGGDILLLDEVIGAGDASFMAKAKARIAELIARSDILVLASHDLATLASLCTRGLVFHHGSLIFDGPVEQAIAAYKTANGLPP
- a CDS encoding ABC transporter permease; its protein translation is MTSTIGGASSFVMADAYIKQCRHPLAIYTLRTVTAAMIVLLFASAPLFAWAAIVMPQNVGLCWLAAFAIYPLIAILIWPLATLLAYLGARFRDVPHALTLVLQAVWFVSPVYFEAKLFRGGGMDALVDFNPVYHLLQIIRAPLLSGMWPAPENYAFVIASAGILALLAIAVGARAERRVIFYI
- a CDS encoding DegT/DnrJ/EryC1/StrS family aminotransferase; this translates as MIPVYQPYLTGREKEYVLQCLDSTWISSRGEFIGKFERRFADYIGAPHATSVVNGTAALHLAMLALGIKAGDEVIVPTLTYIASVNTIMQTGATPVFAESMESSWNIDPADIERKITPRTKAVMAVPLYGLPCDMDAIVDICNRRKLLLIEDCAEAFGTLYKGRHVGTFGDAATFSFFGNKTITTGEGGMVVMRDETAAARAYHLKTQGVSPQREYWHDIVAYNYRMTNICAAIGLAQLEQADAILEKKRVIANSYRKKLAGLPVAFHDELPDTRHSFWMCSIAARTPQDRDGLRARLEAEGVETRPVFHPAHTLPHCATGQSFPVAEKIAAHGLNLPSYPALTEKDIDTVCDAVRGYFADQLRQDVAQKSLAACA
- a CDS encoding class I SAM-dependent methyltransferase is translated as MQQHIYGAGRDNTRLRRTRSDIVPGRKYAEPLYPSQSEKISNPLKKVRSLLQLRRPLPAPRCPIFWSYYSPRAKHLYLQKMARAALQTNEPWLLRHKAEKFDFIGQIAAGKTLLVGEGNLSFTLSLAKDARINPLRLTSSTYEVSSELSDEAKENAKRLRSLGALVLHHVDATRLSSIFEGSKFDSIIFQFPHTGSREPAEGHNPNFILVRDFLRSAARQLEKRGKVLISAVDSPHYRGAFQFEEAAKLSGFLPPESYAFDPDNFQGYHHTMTHQPGSALDDHDEFATWVFRPKA
- a CDS encoding alpha-ketoglutarate-dependent dioxygenase AlkB — protein: MIPGLSHLPDFITGAEEAALLDSVDAQPWLSDLKRRVQHYGYRYDYKARAVTQDLYLGPLPDWLADYAARLHRNGTFPTVPDQVIVNEYQPGQGIAPHIDCVPCFAETITSLSLGSPCVMNFARSDTGQKTSLLLEPRSLLILSGEARYRWTHAIAARKSDKWNGAFFARGRRVSLTFRKVLAGA